A genome region from Paenibacillus thermoaerophilus includes the following:
- a CDS encoding MDR family MFS transporter, whose product MEDLSHKRKLTIMIAIIVAMFFSAINQTLVGTAMPRIIAILGGMDHYTWVITIYMLTSTIATILVGKLSDIYGRKPFILAGIVFFMIGAFLCGLSENIFQLIAYRGIQGLGAGIIMASAFTAVGDLFAPRERGKWTGVMMAVFGFSSVIGPALGGWLVDHMAWKWLFWLFLPLGLVAFAMILVLFPKTERRLGEKIDYLGSLFLSLTIVAVLLGFSWAGTEYAWSSPQILGLFGAGLVFLLLFLLAETKAQSPVLPLSLFRNDIVTISNVIGFLMNAGMMGALIYLPFFVQGVEGISPTYSGYVTMPMSISMVIFSAIVGRRITKTGKYKRYALIGMPIMVAGMLIMAFMNSVWLAVIAMIVFGLGLGVGMPVFSLTVQNAVSPAQLGVATASSQLFRNLGGTIGIAVMGTLMATSLKNNMKEAAASSGGFDMSKLDPKVAEQLAAFQNPEMLLDQPRLEQLKETLPANVQPVITQMVDTLKDALSHSLTTVFLAGTATLAIAFVLTFFIREIPLRTSNKLPGTGSEAEQKTVGVPEPVGN is encoded by the coding sequence ATGGAAGACTTGTCTCACAAACGAAAATTAACGATTATGATCGCCATCATCGTGGCGATGTTTTTCTCGGCGATCAACCAGACGCTTGTCGGTACCGCGATGCCGCGGATTATCGCCATTCTGGGAGGCATGGATCATTACACTTGGGTCATCACCATCTACATGCTGACCTCCACGATCGCAACCATTCTGGTCGGCAAGCTGTCCGATATTTACGGACGCAAGCCGTTTATTCTCGCCGGTATCGTTTTCTTTATGATTGGCGCGTTCCTCTGCGGGTTATCCGAAAATATCTTTCAATTGATCGCGTACCGGGGTATTCAAGGGTTAGGCGCCGGGATCATTATGGCGTCCGCATTTACGGCCGTAGGCGATCTGTTCGCGCCCCGCGAACGCGGTAAATGGACCGGCGTCATGATGGCGGTTTTCGGCTTTTCCAGCGTGATCGGGCCTGCGCTTGGCGGGTGGCTGGTGGACCATATGGCTTGGAAATGGCTGTTCTGGCTTTTCCTTCCGCTTGGACTCGTCGCGTTCGCAATGATCCTGGTGCTGTTTCCGAAGACCGAACGCAGACTCGGCGAGAAAATCGACTACCTCGGTTCGTTGTTCCTCAGCCTGACGATTGTCGCCGTCCTGCTCGGATTCTCTTGGGCCGGTACGGAATACGCGTGGAGTTCGCCGCAGATTCTCGGCTTGTTCGGAGCGGGACTTGTATTCTTGCTGCTGTTCCTGCTTGCCGAGACGAAGGCGCAAAGCCCCGTATTGCCCTTGTCGCTGTTCCGCAACGACATCGTCACGATCTCGAACGTGATCGGCTTCCTGATGAATGCCGGCATGATGGGCGCCCTGATTTATTTGCCGTTTTTCGTGCAAGGGGTGGAAGGGATTTCGCCGACATATTCCGGTTACGTCACGATGCCGATGTCCATCTCGATGGTGATTTTCAGCGCGATCGTCGGACGCAGGATTACCAAAACCGGCAAGTACAAGCGTTATGCGCTGATCGGGATGCCGATTATGGTTGCGGGCATGCTGATTATGGCATTCATGAACAGCGTATGGCTGGCCGTCATCGCCATGATCGTATTCGGCTTGGGCCTTGGCGTCGGAATGCCTGTCTTCTCGCTGACGGTGCAAAACGCGGTAAGCCCGGCGCAGCTCGGAGTCGCGACGGCGTCTTCCCAACTGTTCCGCAACCTGGGCGGGACGATCGGGATCGCGGTGATGGGCACGCTGATGGCGACCAGCCTGAAAAACAACATGAAGGAGGCTGCGGCGTCGTCCGGCGGCTTCGACATGTCGAAGCTGGACCCGAAAGTGGCGGAACAATTGGCGGCGTTCCAAAATCCCGAGATGCTGCTGGACCAACCGAGGCTGGAGCAGTTGAAGGAGACGCTGCCGGCGAACGTTCAGCCGGTCATCACCCAGATGGTCGATACGCTGAAGGATGCCCTCAGCCATTCGTTGACGACCGTATTCCTGGCCGGCACCGCCACCCTCGCCATCGCTTTTGTGCTCACCTTCTTCATCCGGGAAATTCCGCTCCGCACCTCGAACAAGTTGCCGGGTACGGGGTCGGAGGCCGAGCAGAAAACGGTTGGCGTTCCCGAACCGGTGGGTAATTAA
- a CDS encoding MarR family winged helix-turn-helix transcriptional regulator, translating to MDDRVERIYVALKQFKRNMESELLQNIDADITGPQMFMLCSISQQEKCRLAQLADRMEVKPSAITVMIDRLEKPGYVKRVPDPSDRRSTLVEITPAGQEVLEKAIRKRNEILRSYLSRLQPEEVELFAELLEKLANHRNDASDGHQ from the coding sequence TGGATGATCGGGTCGAACGGATTTATGTCGCCTTAAAGCAGTTTAAGCGCAACATGGAATCCGAACTGCTGCAAAACATAGATGCGGACATAACGGGACCGCAGATGTTTATGCTGTGTTCCATCTCGCAGCAGGAGAAATGCAGGCTGGCCCAGCTTGCGGACAGGATGGAAGTCAAACCGAGCGCCATTACGGTGATGATCGACCGGCTGGAAAAGCCGGGATACGTCAAGCGGGTGCCGGATCCGTCCGACCGAAGATCGACTCTGGTGGAGATCACGCCCGCCGGCCAGGAAGTGCTGGAGAAAGCGATCAGGAAGCGAAACGAAATTTTGCGCTCTTATCTGTCAAGGCTGCAGCCGGAAGAAGTCGAGCTTTTCGCCGAACTGCTTGAAAAGCTCGCGAACCACCGGAACGACGCATCCGACGGACATCAATGA